One genomic segment of Arachis duranensis cultivar V14167 chromosome 4, aradu.V14167.gnm2.J7QH, whole genome shotgun sequence includes these proteins:
- the LOC107484292 gene encoding uncharacterized protein LOC107484292 codes for MKAVINQSKQLHIQTQQQLGSIARQIDFLHSTTVKAQFPPWKPHSYLGMKESQCQEQRDFNYNNQSHSSMPQHQSQNDVYIPPWRIQSNWKEGESQNQRPRDFNCNNPNFKNQHTNHPHNNNHQALPQHTHLQPHPTSPFAQNNFYQPPQLTQPQPFPTVPGIYVLETLMERFMKIQEMMAKEQEEIKKHQEMISKNQETVLRRLERQMEQLVQSCAELSERKGTLNPKSHEKEAGLKEKKALEESKKSQLP; via the coding sequence ATGAAGGCAGTTATAAATCAAAGCAAACAGCTGCATATACAAACTCAGCAACAATTGGGGTCAATAGCTAGACAAATTGACTTTCTCCATTCTACTACAGTGAAGGCACAATTTCCACCATGGAAACCACATTCTTATCTAGGAATGAAGGAATCTCAATGTCAGGAACAAAGGGACTTCAATTACAACAACCAAAGTCACTCTAGCATGCCCCAACACCAGTCCCAGAATGATGTGTACATCCCACCCTGGAGAATTCAATCCAACTGGAAGGAAGGCGAAAGCCAAAATCAAAGACCAAGGGACTTCAACTGCAATAAccccaatttcaaaaatcagcATACAAACCATCCCCACAACAACAATCATCAAGCACTACCCCAACACACACACCTCCAACCTCATCCTACCTCACCATTCgcccaaaataatttttatcaacCACCACAGTTGACACAGCCACAACCATTTCCAACTGTTCCAGGAATTTATGTTCTAGAAACACTGATGGAAAGATTTATGAAAATTCAAGAAATGATGGCAAAAGAGCAGGAAGAAATAAAGAAGCATCAAGAGATGATAAGCAAGAACCAAGAAACCGTACTTAGAAGACTCGAAAGGCAGATGGAACAACTGGTTCAGAGCTGTGCTGAACTGAGTGAGAGGAAGGGAACTTTGAACCCAAAGAGCCATGAGAAGGAGGCTGGTTTGAAGGAAAAGAAAGCCTTGGAGGAAAGTAAGAAGTCTCAACTTCCATGA